A genomic segment from Myxosarcina sp. GI1 encodes:
- the crtH gene encoding carotenoid isomerase: protein MNAIAAASTVNKLDVIVIGSGIGGLVTATQLAAKGAKVLVLESYVIPGGSAGYFEREGYRFDVGASMIFGFGDRGTTNLLTRALQAVDMEIETIPDPVQIHYHLPDNLELKVYRDYEQFLQELIAIFPHEAKGIRHFYDECWQVFNCLNAMELLSLEEPRYLMRVFFQHPFACLGLVKYLPQNVGDLARRYISDLKLLKFIDMECYCWSVVPASHTPTINAGMVFSDRHYGGINYPKGGVGQIAQKLVEGLKKAGGQIRYKARVKEILIENSKAVGVKLTDGKEYRAKRIVSNATRWDTFGKLVSPEQIPQKEKRWQQRYQKSPSFLNLHLGVKAEVLPTGTECHHILLEDWKDMETAEGTIFVSIPTLLDPSLAPAGHHIIHTFTPSWIEDWQGLTPQAYREKKEAAAAKLIHRLEAIFPELEAAIDYQEIGTPRTHRRFLNRQDGTYGPIPSRKLAGLLGMPFNRTAISGLYCVGDSTFPGQGLNAVAFSGMSCGHRIAVDLGL, encoded by the coding sequence ATGAATGCGATCGCAGCAGCTTCTACTGTTAATAAATTAGATGTAATAGTTATCGGTTCTGGTATTGGGGGTTTGGTGACGGCTACCCAATTAGCAGCAAAAGGAGCCAAGGTATTAGTTTTAGAAAGCTATGTAATTCCTGGTGGTAGTGCGGGTTATTTCGAGCGTGAAGGATATCGCTTCGACGTTGGCGCGTCGATGATTTTTGGCTTTGGCGATCGCGGCACGACTAATTTATTAACCCGCGCCTTACAAGCTGTGGATATGGAAATCGAAACCATACCCGATCCCGTTCAAATTCACTACCATCTACCTGACAACCTGGAACTCAAAGTTTATCGAGATTACGAACAGTTTTTACAAGAGTTAATTGCGATTTTCCCCCACGAAGCCAAAGGAATTCGACATTTTTACGATGAATGCTGGCAAGTATTTAACTGTCTCAACGCGATGGAACTACTTTCTTTAGAAGAACCGCGCTATTTGATGCGAGTATTCTTTCAGCATCCTTTTGCCTGCTTGGGCTTAGTAAAATATTTACCTCAAAATGTTGGCGATTTAGCCCGTCGCTATATTAGCGATCTTAAACTGCTCAAATTTATCGATATGGAGTGTTATTGCTGGTCGGTAGTTCCTGCATCCCATACGCCAACGATCAACGCAGGTATGGTTTTTAGCGATCGCCATTATGGAGGTATTAACTATCCTAAAGGTGGTGTGGGGCAAATCGCTCAAAAATTAGTTGAGGGTTTAAAAAAAGCAGGAGGACAAATTCGCTATAAAGCCAGAGTAAAAGAGATTTTGATTGAGAATAGCAAAGCAGTAGGAGTAAAACTAACCGACGGCAAAGAATACCGCGCCAAACGCATTGTTTCTAATGCCACTCGTTGGGATACCTTTGGCAAACTTGTCTCCCCCGAACAAATACCCCAAAAAGAAAAGAGATGGCAGCAGAGATATCAAAAATCTCCTAGTTTTTTAAACTTACATTTGGGTGTAAAAGCCGAAGTTTTACCAACAGGAACGGAATGTCATCACATTCTACTCGAAGACTGGAAAGACATGGAAACAGCAGAAGGGACTATTTTTGTTTCGATTCCTACTTTATTAGATCCTAGTTTGGCTCCCGCAGGACATCATATCATTCACACCTTTACCCCTAGCTGGATCGAGGACTGGCAAGGACTAACCCCCCAAGCATATCGAGAGAAAAAAGAAGCGGCAGCAGCTAAGTTAATCCATCGCCTGGAAGCAATTTTTCCCGAACTAGAAGCAGCTATAGACTACCAGGAAATCGGAACGCCTCGTACCCATCGCCGTTTTTTAAATAGACAGGATGGTACTTATGGACCCATACCCAGTCGCAAATTAGCTGGTTTGCTCGGTATGCCTTTTAACCGTACTGCTATATCAGGACTTTATTGTGTCGGCGATAGCACTTTTCCAGGACAGGGTTTAAATGCCGTTGCTTTTTCTGGTATGAGTTGCGGTCATCGGATCGCTGTCGATTTAGGATTGTAA
- a CDS encoding RNA-binding S4 domain-containing protein, translating into MSKQKLTDKNLQSQPHIKLDQFLKWQAITMTGGEAKIMIQQGEVEVNGEVETRRGKKLRTGDRVTIGGSTYRVELNDK; encoded by the coding sequence ATGAGCAAGCAAAAATTGACCGATAAAAATTTACAATCCCAACCTCACATCAAACTCGACCAGTTTTTAAAATGGCAGGCAATTACCATGACTGGTGGCGAAGCAAAAATTATGATTCAGCAAGGAGAAGTTGAGGTAAACGGGGAAGTTGAAACTAGACGCGGCAAAAAATTAAGAACGGGCGATCGCGTTACGATAGGAGGCTCTACCTATAGAGTAGAACTAAACGATAAATAA
- a CDS encoding type II toxin-antitoxin system VapC family toxin gives MKFLLDTNICIYIIKQKPLEVLQKFNAYDLGDIGISSITVAELEFGVQKSQFPEKNRQALTQFLLPLTVVDFDPAAAAMYGMVRAILEKQGTTIGSLDTLIAAHALSLELTLVTNNTREFSRVPNLKLENWVS, from the coding sequence ATGAAATTTTTACTAGATACCAATATTTGTATTTACATCATTAAGCAAAAGCCACTAGAAGTATTGCAAAAATTTAACGCTTACGATTTAGGAGATATTGGTATATCTTCTATTACCGTTGCCGAATTAGAATTTGGCGTTCAAAAAAGTCAGTTTCCAGAAAAAAACAGGCAAGCATTAACACAATTTTTACTACCGTTGACAGTAGTAGATTTCGATCCTGCTGCTGCTGCGATGTATGGTATGGTTCGAGCAATATTAGAAAAACAAGGAACGACTATCGGTTCTTTAGACACTTTGATTGCCGCTCATGCTCTTAGTTTAGAGTTAACGCTAGTAACTAATAACACTAGAGAATTTAGCCGCGTACCTAATTTAAAGTTAGAAAATTGGGTTAGTTAA
- a CDS encoding AbrB/MazE/SpoVT family DNA-binding domain-containing protein — protein sequence METAKLFQNGKSQAVRLPKKYRFSGDKVLIKRVGNAVVLLPYENSWETLFDSLEQFSDDFMSDRQQPEEQERETAFE from the coding sequence ATGGAAACGGCTAAACTTTTTCAAAATGGCAAAAGCCAAGCGGTTCGGCTGCCGAAAAAATATCGTTTTTCAGGAGACAAGGTTTTAATTAAGCGCGTTGGTAATGCTGTGGTGCTTTTACCTTATGAAAATTCTTGGGAAACTTTGTTTGATAGCTTAGAACAGTTTTCTGATGACTTTATGAGCGATCGGCAGCAGCCAGAAGAACAAGAACGAGAAACTGCTTTTGAATGA
- a CDS encoding Uma2 family endonuclease, with translation MVTTPSKPISIGEFLALPETKPASEYIDGKIFQKPMPKGKHSTIQTELSSAINVALKPQKTARAFTELRCTFGGRSTVPDVTVFTWDRIPRDDNGAIADSFQAAPDWTIEILSPEQSQTRVTKNILHCLANGTQLGWLIDPKEQSVLVYFQGQQPVFFEDAKDILSVPDFAKAFKLTLDELFGWLLE, from the coding sequence ATGGTTACAACTCCTTCTAAACCCATAAGTATAGGCGAGTTTCTAGCATTACCAGAAACTAAACCCGCCAGTGAATATATCGATGGGAAAATTTTTCAAAAACCAATGCCGAAAGGAAAACACAGTACGATTCAGACTGAATTATCGAGTGCCATCAATGTTGCTCTTAAACCTCAGAAAACGGCTCGTGCATTTACCGAACTAAGATGTACCTTCGGTGGACGTTCTACTGTACCCGATGTAACTGTATTTACTTGGGACAGAATACCTCGCGATGATAATGGTGCGATAGCAGATTCGTTTCAAGCTGCACCAGACTGGACAATAGAAATTTTATCTCCCGAACAGAGTCAAACCAGAGTCACTAAAAATATTCTTCATTGTTTAGCTAATGGTACACAATTGGGATGGTTAATCGATCCGAAAGAACAGTCAGTATTGGTTTATTTTCAAGGGCAACAGCCAGTATTCTTTGAGGATGCTAAAGATATTTTATCCGTACCCGACTTTGCTAAAGCTTTTAAATTAACTCTAGATGAATTATTTGGTTGGCTATTGGAGTGA
- a CDS encoding methyltransferase domain-containing protein: MSENKYVFTDTQLNSELERLRLLEKVCDPLSKRLILATGITTGWQCLEVGAGAGSIVRSMSEIVGSSGRVIAVDIDTRFIEDISLPNVEIIRDDIRNPNLSLTKNSFDLIHVRNVLIHLADFRVALSRILNLLKPGGWLVVEEPDFSATRAIYGNKQDCQAVDRVNQAIRQMFSDRDLNYSLGVLLPSMFQQLGLQIHTVENDVPIVNGGSNVATMMNMSATQLREKYLATGKASEEDIKNYCQFAEDSSFWAIYVATVGVVGQH, translated from the coding sequence ATGTCAGAAAATAAGTATGTCTTTACCGATACTCAACTTAACTCCGAACTAGAACGGCTCAGGTTGCTAGAGAAAGTTTGCGATCCTCTTAGTAAGCGTCTAATTTTAGCTACAGGTATTACAACAGGTTGGCAGTGCTTGGAAGTAGGTGCGGGTGCGGGATCGATAGTTAGATCGATGTCAGAAATTGTTGGCTCGTCTGGTAGAGTTATTGCCGTAGATATCGACACTCGCTTTATAGAAGATATATCACTACCTAATGTAGAAATTATTAGAGATGATATTCGCAATCCAAATTTATCTTTAACTAAAAATTCATTCGATCTAATTCATGTCCGCAACGTTTTAATTCACCTCGCAGATTTTCGGGTAGCTTTATCGAGAATATTAAATTTACTAAAACCTGGAGGTTGGTTAGTAGTTGAAGAACCAGATTTTTCCGCTACCAGAGCGATTTACGGTAATAAGCAAGACTGTCAGGCTGTAGATAGGGTGAATCAAGCTATTCGTCAAATGTTTAGCGATCGCGACTTAAATTATTCTCTAGGTGTTCTATTACCTTCTATGTTTCAGCAACTCGGCTTGCAGATACATACAGTAGAAAATGACGTTCCTATAGTCAATGGTGGTTCTAACGTAGCAACAATGATGAACATGTCGGCAACGCAATTGAGAGAAAAATATCTTGCTACTGGCAAAGCTAGCGAAGAAGATATAAAAAACTATTGTCAATTTGCAGAAGATTCTAGTTTTTGGGCTATTTATGTTGCTACTGTAGGTGTTGTCGGTCAACACTAA
- the bioB gene encoding biotin synthase BioB yields the protein MTQLSFNAIAATSLAGELIDRATAKAILQAPDTVLLEQLAAAYQVRHHYWGDRVRLHFLLNAQSGLCQEDCNYCSQSKISGAEIDKYPLLAKEKIVKAADRAAELKAGTFCMAISGRSPSETVFANVLEAFKAVKAKHDLKICACLGLLSESQTQRLAAVGVDRVNHNLNTSENHHDNICSTHTYRDRVATIKNVQAAGITTCSGGIVGMNEADDDIIDLAYALRELNVTSVPINFLIPIAGTPLADVNQLNPRRCLRILCLFRFILPSQEIRIAGGREVHLRSLQPLGLYPANSIFVGDYLTTAGQAARADLEMIHDAGFVLEAPDGSVLEEYVSVAG from the coding sequence ATGACTCAACTATCATTTAATGCCATAGCAGCAACTTCTCTCGCTGGCGAATTAATCGATCGCGCCACTGCCAAGGCTATTTTACAGGCACCCGATACGGTGTTGTTAGAACAGTTAGCTGCCGCTTATCAGGTTCGGCATCATTATTGGGGCGATCGCGTCAGACTGCATTTCTTACTTAATGCTCAAAGTGGCTTGTGTCAGGAAGACTGCAACTATTGTTCTCAGTCAAAAATTTCTGGTGCCGAGATTGATAAATATCCTTTACTAGCTAAAGAAAAAATCGTCAAAGCCGCAGATCGCGCAGCCGAACTAAAAGCGGGAACGTTTTGTATGGCGATTTCGGGGCGATCGCCTTCTGAAACGGTATTTGCTAATGTATTAGAGGCATTTAAAGCCGTTAAAGCCAAACATGATTTAAAAATTTGTGCCTGTTTGGGACTATTGAGCGAGTCACAAACGCAGCGTTTGGCAGCAGTAGGAGTAGATCGAGTCAACCATAACCTCAACACCTCCGAAAATCATCACGATAATATTTGCAGCACTCATACCTATCGCGATCGCGTCGCCACGATTAAAAACGTGCAAGCCGCAGGTATTACTACCTGTTCTGGCGGTATTGTCGGCATGAACGAAGCTGACGACGATATTATAGATTTGGCGTATGCCCTCAGAGAGTTAAACGTCACCAGTGTACCGATCAATTTCTTAATTCCCATTGCAGGAACTCCCCTAGCCGATGTCAACCAATTAAATCCCCGTCGCTGTTTGCGAATTTTATGCCTGTTCCGCTTTATTCTGCCCTCTCAGGAAATTAGAATTGCTGGGGGTAGAGAAGTTCACTTGCGATCGCTCCAGCCTTTAGGACTGTATCCAGCCAACTCTATTTTTGTCGGTGACTATCTAACCACCGCAGGACAAGCAGCACGCGCAGACCTAGAAATGATTCACGATGCGGGATTTGTCTTAGAAGCACCAGATGGATCTGTTTTAGAAGAGTATGTTTCGGTAGCAGGTTAA
- the blaOXA gene encoding class D beta-lactamase, with amino-acid sequence MKKLLSLLLLAILAILGSWLVTEHRVYSQEPELQQMVNFRRHFQQLGIDGSIIIYDLNGDFVYEHNPNRNNSAFLPASTYKIPNSLIALETGVIKDDVAVLTWDGIERGFNGSFIEEWNQDLNIRLAFQYSAVWFYQVLARKIGHQRMQNFVNQIEYGNQNIGSPEDIDRFWLEGELRITPKQQIDFLRRLYQNNLPFSQRTIDIVKDIAIVEQTPNYTLRGKTGWASNVGWYVGYLEQDDNVYFFATNLDMKSEIDPAARIEVTRLCLQDLGLL; translated from the coding sequence ATGAAAAAACTGTTGAGTCTTTTATTATTGGCAATCTTGGCTATATTAGGCAGTTGGTTGGTAACAGAACATCGAGTTTATTCTCAAGAACCCGAACTGCAACAAATGGTTAATTTTAGGCGACATTTCCAGCAATTAGGGATTGATGGTTCGATTATTATTTATGACCTTAATGGCGATTTTGTCTACGAACACAACCCCAACCGCAACAATTCTGCTTTTCTACCTGCATCTACCTACAAAATTCCCAATTCTTTAATTGCCTTAGAAACGGGAGTAATAAAAGACGATGTGGCTGTTCTTACTTGGGATGGCATAGAAAGAGGTTTTAATGGTTCCTTTATAGAAGAATGGAATCAAGATTTAAATATTCGTTTGGCTTTTCAATATTCTGCTGTCTGGTTTTATCAAGTGCTAGCACGTAAAATCGGACATCAAAGAATGCAGAATTTTGTCAATCAAATAGAATACGGCAATCAAAATATTGGTAGCCCAGAAGATATCGATCGCTTTTGGCTAGAGGGAGAATTACGAATTACTCCCAAGCAGCAAATTGATTTTCTGCGTCGTCTATATCAAAATAATTTGCCTTTTTCTCAGAGGACTATAGATATAGTTAAAGATATTGCAATTGTCGAACAAACACCTAATTACACACTTCGAGGCAAAACGGGATGGGCAAGTAACGTAGGTTGGTATGTAGGTTACTTAGAACAAGATGATAACGTTTATTTCTTTGCTACTAATCTAGATATGAAATCGGAAATCGACCCCGCAGCCAGGATAGAAGTTACTCGACTCTGTTTACAAGATCTTGGATTGCTGTAG
- a CDS encoding DUF29 domain-containing protein, with the protein MKIKIERDEWLEMQIAALRSRSFNTLDVENLIEELEELVRGDKAAVESFTYQIILHLLLIDYWIEESEWNRRHWRSEIVNFQFQLSNKLTTNLTKALGDRLDYIYSRALKGAIKKTELRDRFPKSRPYSLATIIGED; encoded by the coding sequence ATGAAGATAAAAATTGAGCGCGATGAATGGCTGGAAATGCAGATTGCTGCTTTGCGATCGCGCTCCTTCAATACATTAGATGTAGAAAATTTAATTGAGGAACTAGAAGAGTTGGTAAGGGGAGATAAAGCAGCGGTAGAAAGCTTTACCTACCAAATAATTTTACATTTACTGTTAATCGATTACTGGATCGAGGAATCTGAGTGGAACCGCCGTCACTGGCGATCTGAAATAGTTAATTTTCAATTTCAACTAAGCAATAAACTGACTACCAATCTAACCAAAGCGTTGGGCGATCGCCTCGACTATATCTACAGCAGAGCTTTAAAGGGTGCAATTAAAAAAACGGAATTACGCGATCGTTTTCCTAAAAGCAGACCTTATTCATTAGCAACGATAATTGGCGAAGATTAA
- a CDS encoding FmdB family zinc ribbon protein: MPIYEFRCNNCGEFEALRSLAEYNSPIDCPNCGKAASKIFSVPNVNLNSGSLSSIGKSKEPRLVKQEAREPAKPRLQSAASSRPWMVSH; the protein is encoded by the coding sequence ATGCCGATATATGAATTTCGCTGTAATAACTGCGGAGAATTTGAGGCTTTACGCAGTTTAGCCGAATATAATTCACCCATAGACTGTCCCAACTGTGGCAAAGCCGCATCTAAAATTTTTTCCGTACCTAACGTCAATCTCAACTCTGGTAGTCTGTCGTCAATTGGAAAATCTAAAGAACCAAGATTAGTCAAACAAGAAGCTAGAGAACCAGCAAAACCCCGTTTGCAGAGTGCGGCTAGCAGTAGACCTTGGATGGTTTCACATTAG
- the fmdA gene encoding formamidase — translation MPETLFKVDLTKPMAEQDVPGHNRWHPDIPAVVSVKPGDVFRIECKDWTDGQIANNDDPGDIEKVDLNIVHVLSGPIRVEGAEPGDILVVDLLDIGALPGDEWGFTGIFSRENGGGFLTDHFPQAAKACWDLQGIYTSSRHIPGVQFAGITHPGLIGCAPSMELLQTWNKREKALVDKGNEGVPPWKPQIPPLAALPNPEQAVLGTLKSSEFDRVAAEAARTVPPREHGGNCDIKNLSKGSKIYFPVYVDGANLSMGDIHFSQGDGEISFCGAIEMSGYIDLHVDIIKGGVEKYGMVNPIFKPGPVEPQYSEYLIFEGISVDEFSGEQYYLDAHVSYRRACLNAIEYLKKFGFTGEQAYLLLSCAPVEGRVSGIVDIPNACCTLALPTAIFDKNILPT, via the coding sequence ATGCCAGAAACTCTCTTCAAAGTAGACTTAACCAAACCAATGGCAGAGCAGGATGTTCCAGGACACAATCGCTGGCATCCCGACATTCCCGCAGTAGTTTCAGTCAAACCAGGAGATGTCTTTCGGATTGAGTGCAAGGACTGGACAGACGGGCAGATTGCCAATAATGACGATCCTGGCGACATCGAAAAAGTAGATTTAAACATAGTCCACGTTCTCAGTGGTCCGATTCGCGTCGAAGGTGCAGAACCAGGAGATATTTTAGTTGTAGATTTACTAGATATCGGCGCGTTACCTGGGGATGAGTGGGGTTTTACAGGCATTTTTTCTAGAGAGAACGGCGGCGGGTTTTTAACCGACCACTTCCCCCAAGCTGCTAAAGCCTGCTGGGATCTTCAGGGTATATACACTAGTTCGCGTCATATTCCAGGAGTGCAGTTTGCAGGAATTACCCATCCAGGCTTAATTGGCTGCGCCCCGTCAATGGAATTGTTGCAGACATGGAACAAACGGGAAAAAGCTTTAGTAGACAAAGGTAACGAAGGCGTACCACCTTGGAAACCGCAAATTCCGCCTCTAGCCGCCCTACCAAACCCAGAACAAGCCGTTTTAGGTACCCTTAAAAGTTCGGAATTCGATCGCGTCGCTGCCGAAGCTGCCCGTACAGTCCCTCCTAGAGAACACGGCGGTAACTGCGATATTAAAAATCTGTCTAAGGGTTCTAAAATTTACTTCCCCGTATATGTAGACGGTGCTAACTTGTCAATGGGAGACATTCACTTTTCTCAGGGTGATGGCGAGATTTCTTTCTGTGGCGCGATCGAAATGTCTGGTTATATCGACCTGCACGTAGATATTATCAAAGGCGGTGTGGAAAAATACGGCATGGTTAACCCTATTTTTAAACCAGGTCCCGTAGAACCGCAATACTCAGAATATTTGATTTTTGAAGGCATCTCCGTAGATGAATTTAGTGGCGAACAGTATTATCTCGACGCACACGTTTCCTATCGTCGCGCTTGCTTAAATGCGATCGAATATCTGAAAAAGTTTGGCTTTACTGGAGAACAAGCTTATCTGTTACTCAGTTGTGCGCCAGTAGAAGGAAGGGTTAGCGGTATAGTAGACATTCCCAACGCCTGCTGTACCCTAGCTTTACCTACGGCAATCTTCGATAAGAATATTTTACCGACCTAA
- a CDS encoding ABC transporter substrate-binding protein: protein MNKPNRSPIFGGYSRRKFIKYGSLAVGTGILAACSGGATSTGDEDLGENPIKVGVMYSTTGTIAIVEKSLQDATFLALEQINTNTGPWEGNGEGIEGRKIQKVVVNPDSNWDLYNQMSKRLIDEDQVVCVLGCYTSASRKSVLPVFEEKDSILYYPVYYEGNECSSNVFYTGAAPNQQITDSIPYCYENFGPRGFFIGSDYIYPKESNRIAKAELETAGGTVVGDEYAALGTTEFITIINKIKQAKPDFVLSNLVGDSIPAFYRQYKDAGITADQIPIMAYPTTEEEIQAMGPEYAEGHYTSFNYFQTVDTPENKAFVQQFKEKFGDSRVTNGVMEAAYLQTFFMAQAMQKILKEGGEINTKTLREATRGQTFNAPQGLVKIDPENYHTYLYSRIGKWGSDGQAEIVFSTPAAVKPIPWSQVLYKGRTCVHGSPDGRENPIKETGKDLETKYLEKT, encoded by the coding sequence ATGAACAAACCAAATCGCTCTCCAATATTTGGCGGTTACAGTCGTCGTAAATTTATTAAATATGGTTCTTTAGCGGTAGGTACTGGTATTCTTGCTGCCTGTTCTGGAGGTGCTACCAGTACGGGAGACGAAGACTTAGGCGAAAATCCGATTAAAGTAGGGGTAATGTACTCGACTACTGGCACGATCGCCATTGTGGAAAAATCTTTACAGGATGCCACTTTCCTCGCACTAGAACAAATTAATACTAACACTGGTCCCTGGGAAGGTAATGGTGAAGGAATCGAAGGCAGAAAGATTCAGAAGGTAGTGGTAAATCCAGACTCCAACTGGGATTTATACAACCAAATGTCCAAACGCCTGATTGACGAAGATCAGGTAGTGTGCGTTTTAGGCTGTTATACTTCTGCCAGCCGTAAGTCAGTATTGCCAGTTTTTGAAGAAAAAGATTCAATTTTATACTATCCCGTATATTACGAGGGTAACGAATGTAGCTCCAACGTCTTCTATACTGGTGCCGCGCCAAACCAGCAAATTACCGACTCGATTCCCTACTGCTACGAAAACTTTGGTCCTAGAGGATTCTTTATCGGTTCGGACTATATCTATCCTAAAGAAAGTAACCGTATCGCTAAAGCAGAACTAGAAACCGCAGGTGGTACCGTAGTTGGAGACGAATATGCAGCTTTGGGAACTACCGAATTTATCACCATCATCAACAAAATCAAGCAAGCCAAACCAGATTTTGTCCTCAGTAACCTGGTAGGTGATAGTATTCCTGCTTTTTACCGCCAGTATAAAGATGCGGGGATTACTGCCGACCAGATTCCCATCATGGCTTATCCCACTACCGAAGAAGAGATTCAGGCAATGGGACCCGAATATGCAGAAGGACACTATACTAGCTTTAACTATTTCCAAACTGTAGATACCCCAGAAAATAAAGCTTTTGTACAACAGTTTAAAGAAAAATTTGGTGATAGCCGCGTTACCAACGGGGTAATGGAAGCTGCTTATCTGCAAACCTTCTTTATGGCACAGGCAATGCAGAAAATTCTCAAAGAGGGCGGAGAAATCAACACCAAAACTTTAAGAGAGGCAACTAGAGGACAAACCTTTAACGCACCTCAAGGTCTGGTAAAAATTGACCCCGAAAACTATCACACCTATCTCTATTCTCGTATCGGAAAGTGGGGTTCCGACGGACAAGCCGAGATTGTTTTTTCTACACCAGCGGCAGTCAAACCAATTCCCTGGAGTCAAGTTCTCTACAAAGGTCGTACCTGCGTTCACGGCTCTCCCGACGGTCGTGAAAATCCCATTAAGGAAACGGGTAAAGATTTAGAAACTAAATATCTAGAGAAAACCTAG
- the urtB gene encoding urea ABC transporter permease subunit UrtB has protein sequence MYFYLSPVYYLAQEAAEGFSVVALANQLVNGIGIVGILLLTGLGLAITFGVMRIINLAHGEFIMLGAYTTFVLQSAFNLDLLLTIPFAFIITAAIGALVEISIIRRLYGRPLETLLATWGLSIVLQGVIKLIFTAQLKYVRSPSYISGNLTLLKDAQGTPTVAISYYRLFIVIVALALLALTGYLLYRTNLGRQVRAVTQNRSMAQCLGVNTSLVDMATFAYGCGLAGVAGAVISSLKSVAPPMGQDYLVDAWMTVVTGGVDRLVGVLAGAFLIGESNATIAYLLNDPTARVIVLFAVIILIRYKPEGLFSIQKRG, from the coding sequence ATGTACTTCTATTTATCCCCTGTTTACTACCTGGCACAAGAAGCAGCAGAGGGGTTTAGCGTTGTCGCATTAGCCAATCAGTTGGTTAACGGTATTGGTATTGTCGGTATTTTGTTGCTGACTGGTTTGGGTTTGGCAATTACCTTTGGGGTAATGCGAATTATTAACCTGGCACACGGCGAATTTATCATGCTGGGAGCGTATACTACCTTTGTCTTGCAGTCGGCTTTTAATCTGGATTTGCTGCTGACAATTCCTTTTGCCTTTATTATTACTGCGGCGATCGGTGCTTTAGTAGAAATAAGCATTATCAGGCGTTTGTACGGTCGTCCCTTAGAAACTTTGTTAGCAACCTGGGGTTTGAGTATCGTTTTACAAGGGGTAATCAAATTAATTTTTACCGCTCAACTTAAATACGTTAGATCGCCTTCCTATATTTCGGGTAACTTGACCTTACTTAAAGATGCTCAAGGTACTCCTACCGTTGCCATTTCTTATTACCGCCTATTTATCGTAATCGTAGCTCTCGCTTTGCTGGCTCTAACGGGTTATTTACTATACAGAACCAACTTGGGTCGTCAGGTAAGAGCCGTGACTCAAAATCGCAGTATGGCGCAATGTCTGGGTGTAAATACCAGTTTGGTCGATATGGCTACCTTTGCTTATGGCTGTGGTTTGGCAGGTGTTGCAGGGGCGGTTATTTCTTCTTTAAAAAGCGTTGCGCCGCCAATGGGACAAGATTACCTCGTCGATGCCTGGATGACAGTGGTAACAGGAGGTGTAGACCGTCTGGTTGGAGTATTAGCAGGTGCTTTTCTGATTGGCGAATCGAATGCAACTATTGCCTATCTGCTCAACGATCCTACTGCCAGAGTTATCGTGCTTTTTGCCGTAATTATTTTAATTCGCTACAAGCCAGAAGGCTTATTTTCCATTCAGAAGCGAGGATAA